Genomic window (Oryza sativa Japonica Group chromosome 3, ASM3414082v1):
ACAAAGTCATCGAAGGCCGGTTGGAATGCCTCTGACACCTCGGGGAAGTCCATGATGCGACTGTGTGGGATACTTCTGAGGACTCGCAGCCCCACGGTATGTTGTAGTCAGCTGGCACGAACGAGAATTCATGGAATCCAAGAAAAGAGACACGTGTTGCCTGGGAGGCTTGCATGTTCTAGCTAGTTGTTGCCGCCATTACTGCTTGAGATGAGCATCTGCTCACTCCAAGTCTCGAACGAGAATTCATGGAATCCAAGAAAAGAGACACGTGTTGCCTGGGAGGCTTGCATGTTCTAGCTAGTTGTTGCCGCCATTACTGCTTGAGATGAGCATCTGCTCACTCCAAGTCTCAATGTGACAACACAACCGTGTGATAGACATCACTCCATTTGGCAGCGATCAAATCCCGTGGCAAGCAGCATGTCCCGACTGGGTGGCCTGCCCCTCTCCAGCTCCTTCTCAGCGACGTGTGGCATCTTGCTCCAGATCTTCTAACAGCGTGGGTGGTTGGTCGACTACACACGCTCGTCGGAGTTATTGgctgggagagaggggaaaggaagaAGGGATAAAGGTAGAAGACATGGCGTCTAAAAAGATTGATAAATGGAGCGAATGGGTATGAAGTGGTGTTTTTTCAATATacttgtaaaattataatggtatagTTGCAAATAGGTGAATACTAACGATATGCAATACGCTAAAATTTATAATAACGTGGATTCAATTATCCCTAGTTTTAAGGGTATAAGTGCAAATTGAGTAGAGACGAGCAAGATCAATCACGCGGCTTGCACGTGATCTCTTGTAACCTAGCTGCCCCTTCCGCTGCTGGCCgtcacgaaggcggcggcggcttccttCCTCGTCTCcccacaagagagagagagagagagagagagagagcgagccaGCGAACTTCGTAGCCATggcgtgggaggaggaggcggcggtggaagagGAGTACGAGtacggggaggagatggaggggtCGGGGTCGGAGGCGGAGGACGTGGTGGTGGGGCAGATGCCGACGGTGATGGTGCCCAAGCACATCAACAAACGCGCCCTCAAGAACAAGGCCCTCTCCGTCTCCCTCGACAAGAAAGCCCTCAAGTCCGTCCTCTAATCTTTTCTTTGATTCGTAGCGATATTTTCGGCCCCTCGGTGGAGTAGTTTTCTGATGAGAGTAGCGCGAAGAGGTTTTTTAACGAAtcgtgtgtaatttttttttttggaatgctAGGGATTTCGTGACCGGATTTcacaagaggaagaagaagaggagaaaggaGGCGCAGAAGATTTTGCAGGAGAAGGAGAGAAAGAAGCGAATCGAGGAGCGCAAGCGGGTGAGTAACCTCCCCTTGTTTTGGATGTGGAAGATAATATTGGATTACTTCTGATCAAAGGCAAAATTATCCCGGAGAAGATTGGTTGCGCATTGAGTACTTCTTTGTGAGATCACTTATTACCACCGAGCTGACTGTAGGATCCTTATCGGTGAATGGCAGTTTATGCAAATTAGAAATTTAGAATGCGCTTTTTTATGATTCCAACAGTAGGAAGTTTAGGAAAATCATCACTGAAAAGAATATAAAGCTGAATAGATGTACTTCTTATTGAAACATTGATTCACTTATGTTAGGTTCATGCTACTAATAATACATACATTGCTATTGTAGTAGCAATGATAAGGGAATCGTGAAGATTCGTCAGGATTAGTGTATTGAAATTGAAAGAAAGGTGCTTGCAAGATTAGCGTATTGAAACTGAAAGGAAGGTGCTTGCAATTACTTGCAGCACATAAGGGCCTGTGCAGATAGATGCTTAGGCAGATGCTTAAAGAGAGCATTTTCTTAAGAGCCTTAATCTCCAACGCAATAGCTAACTTTGGGCAGTACTTTCTTTGGCAAAACCGTTTATATCTGTTATTTCAGTTGAGGTGTCGACTGCTAGACTTGGCAGCCAGCCGTTTCTGAAATAGTCAGCATAGCAGCAAAAGCAGTTAATTTCACCCGTAGCGCCTAGCTTAGCGGCTGTTTGTAACGCAGTCTTCACAGCTGAATTATGTGTGGGTACCTGCTTTCTGTTATGGGTACATAATTCTCATTTTTTCGTATGAAAAAGTATCATCAAACCCAGATCTTCTTGGATTAGAAAACGGACTAGACCAAGAGAGAATTGTAGGGATGACACTGGAGGGGCAAGGCTTTAGTGTCGTTTCAAGTGGATTATGCTTAAGTGTGTTTACTGTGGCTGATTTATAACATGAACTATACAATCCAGATTACTTCCTTGTGGTTTTACTGAGTGATGTCATTTTGTTCCAGAGAAAGCAAGAGAAAGAAATTGCGCTGTATGGAAGAGTCCTGTCATCAGATAATGCTGATGGTGAAGATGTTGAGAATGATGGTGATGAAATGGAAACTGATGATTTGCCTGAACCTGGTGAGACCATTGACCAGATTTTAGTAACAGCTCTTGCCATGCTACCTTTGTACAACCATGACTTCTTATCCTATTATTCATAAGTTGTTCTGTTTATGTAGAAGTAAAAACATACGAAGATGGTGGGACTAAAATTACGGTCACCACGAGCGAAATCACTCctgaagatgacgatgaagacCTTGGCCCGAAAAGGATCACCCCTGCATCGACGGGCTACGCCAACAAGAGCGTCTCCAAGAAGAGTGCTAGTCTAGGTGTAAAGAAGAAGCCATCGAAGAGAACCTTCAGGAATAAGAGTAAATCTAAGAAGGGCGACCAGAAGCGAGGTGCTGCAAAGGGTAAACGGAAGAACAAAGGGAGGAAGTGAGTGAATGTTTCTGTAACCACTCTGTAGAAATGTTTGCACCTTTGGCCAGGGCCAGAGGCCAGAGCTGCCGTTTTTGCCAGACACGATGAACTTTGTACTCGGTTCCTGATTCATCATCCAAATGAGGCTAATCATGCTCAGCAGCCAATTGATTTGTGCCACTGTTGCAATGCCATGCTAGAAAATAGAAATTCACCTAGCTTCATGCCTGCCTTCCTGTTACTTGACATGAATTTTCCTGGACTGCAAGTGATCGTTGTAATTGTGTTGCTTCTGGTTTATGTTCAAACGTTCCGGTTAAGCCTCAAGCATATCCCTTCCAAACTCACCGGGCCATCGTTTGGTTTATTaggtatatttgcaaacgaaaaataatttgtaaataaaacttttatatactccctctgtttcataatgtaagtcattctaacatttttcacatttatattgactagcaaaaatgcccgtgtgttgcaacgggtaaaaaataTAATCCAATGACAATAGACATTTTTCAAGCGCACTCTATGGATCGTTGTAGCTAACACAATTAGAAAATTAGAGCATCTTTATGTAATTTATGTAATGACCCAAACTCGATGATGGCAATCTTTTTACCAATGCTTGCTTTAACtaaaataattggattattcatATAACAACAtacatataatctaaaatattcTTTCAATCTTATTCTTGCAACCAATAATAGGTTAATCAAATCCTACAGTCAGGAtcaagtctacacaaaatagtcaccgtgcactcttctctaaataacaattaaaaatatgtttatttttaatacTATTTCCATATAATATGTTATTAAGAATATTAGctgtacttaaaaaaaagtctgaTAATGATAATTGCATTCAAAAAGTGCAGGGTCTCCAATGCAGGAGATTAGATGAGGAAACAAATGATGtgtaggagatggaaaaaaaatcgatggatcttATCTGACCCAAGCGTCCATCACTTTTATCTCGCTTTGAGTCGGACGGTTTCTCGGAGCGGTTCTTTTATAAACGGCGGTTTTTTTCTCGCGTTGAGTTGGATGGTTTcctctaactttttttttttttggaaatgatGGTTTTTTTCTCACGTTAAGCCAGACGGTTTTCTCGAACCTTATTTTGAAACAACGGTTTTTTTTCGCGCGTTGAGTCCGTTTGTTtttttatctgttttttttataaacagtgTTTCATCTATTAGTTTTTTCAGAGcggcttttttttataaacgttttttttcttgtgtggtTTTTTGAAACCTTCTTTTTAGAAATGGTGTATTTCTTTCTGATAGTTTTTAATAgcatttttttgttcttttcagaCGAAGGAAACCGTATTTTTCCCGCGCATTTTTTTggaaactatttttttcttgcgtattttttcctttttaactgATGATGGAAACTTCTCTTTTTAAAaagttagattagattgatagattagattagagttaAAGAGATATATACGGACAACAAGGGGCGACTTTAAGTTTGGTTGGGacgttttttcctccttttctttttacatATTTTGAGTCGaacgttttttttccttttttttattacggACGAGAAATCCTCTTTTTcaggagtcggacttttttttctctacgggagtcggttttttttttctttttttacgaCAGAAGGTTTTTTAGAGatagatatttattttttagttaGGTATTTATTCGCGCGTGTTTCggatagaaacttttttttcgcactattttttccttttgtagGAAGATGGAAACTCTTTTTTCGctcggaatttttttttattttggaatcGGACAGAAACTATTTTTGCACGCACTTTTTTATTCGCGcgtatttttcttttctctgtACGGACGACGGAAATTTCTTTACCGGTTTTAACTCACTGGGCCATCGTTTGGTTTATTaggtatatttgcaaacgaaaaataatttgtaaataaaacttttatatactgCCTCTGTttaacaatgtaagtcattttaacatttttcacatttatattgatgacatcaatatgaatatgggaaaagtcatcaatatgaatgtgagaaatactagaatgacttacattgtgaaacggagggagtattttttcaagggtctaaaagcaaatgctaaaaaaactttatatatttttaaggaTCTAATAGCAAAtgctaaaaacaaaaaaaagcaaCGGTTATGTTTGGAGGCTTCAGACGTGCGTGGTGccactcctccctccctccttccctcgtGATCTTCGTTCGtcatctccttccccctcccctcccctcccctctcgcgGTCTCGCCTCCGGAAATGgcgcgccacctcctctccactcctctcctccgcaCCATTACTttactccccctcctcctcctccgcgtgcGATCCCTTCGCTTCCGCTCTCGCTTCCCCCCCTCCACTTCCACCcacctcgtcgtctcctccccATCCACCCATCGATCggatcctcctccgccaccaccaccgccaccgcgagaCCTCGCCGTGTGATGGTCGACGGGTGAATGCGGCAGCagaaggaggagcagcagcagcgaggaggaggaggaggaggaggaaggggcagcagcagcatcggcAGCAGCGATGATGGTCGTCGGGCTGGTCCAGCTGCTGGTGGCGTTCGTCGTCGCCTGGGAGGCCGTCGAGCTGGTCCTCCgccacggcctcctcctctccttgttCAAgttcgccctcgccgccgcgctcgccgtggCCGCCTCCTTCGTTGCCGCCCTGTacgtcccctcctccccccaccaAACCCCCGCCTCCTGCTCCGGTTTCAGTTTCATCGCTCAATTCCATATATGCTGTCTGATATCTctcttcagacttcagagggGATGATCAATGtactatttccttttttttttctgaaaaaaaaaaagaaataactaAGAATGAATCTAATGCTTTCGATCCTATTGCAGCTTCCTTGCCAGGGTTGTGGCCTGGGTGCTTCGGCGCACGGCCAAGCTCTCCATCGGATGCCGCTCCTTCAGCTTCAATTATCTCAGGGACATCACCATAAAATCCCCAAAGGTACCTAATCTGCCTGCCTAGTTTCATCAATCAATTCTTGGTACTTCATGCTGCTGTCGATGCCGATGCCAATGCCGATGTGTGCGATTGATTCTCGTGTGCTTCGCTTTTCAGGGTGCAGTTGACTCCATCTGTGTAGGTGAAATTAGACTTGGCCTGCGAAGGCCACTCACCCAACTGGGATTTACCATACTAAACCATGGCCCTATCCT
Coding sequences:
- the LOC4332857 gene encoding ribosomal RNA-processing protein 17, with amino-acid sequence MAWEEEAAVEEEYEYGEEMEGSGSEAEDVVVGQMPTVMVPKHINKRALKNKALSVSLDKKALKDFVTGFHKRKKKRRKEAQKILQEKERKKRIEERKRRKQEKEIALYGRVLSSDNADGEDVENDGDEMETDDLPEPEVKTYEDGGTKITVTTSEITPEDDDEDLGPKRITPASTGYANKSVSKKSASLGVKKKPSKRTFRNKSKSKKGDQKRGAAKGKRKNKGRK